The following DNA comes from Microcella sp..
GCTTGGAAGCGAATGTAGGAGGACTTCGGTCGTTTCTTTGGTTCGGGAGTCACGAGACCTTCGCGGCTGAGGATGCGCGCGATGGTGGCCCGGGAAACGGTGATGCCGTGGTGGTGCTGAAGGTGCCAGGCGATCGTCGCGGGGCCGTGATCCAGGCCTCGAGTTTGTAGGTTCGCTCGTAGGTTCACGATCACCTCGACCGTGGCGGCAGGGGTGGCGTTGGGAGAGGTCTTCGGCCGTCGCGATCGTTGTTCGAGTCCGGCCTCGCCCTCTCGGCGCCAGCGGGCCATGATGCGGCTGACGCGGCTCGGAGACAAGCCGTAGGTGCGGGCTGCTTGGGCTTGAGTGAGGCCTTGGACGGTGATCGCGGTGACGATGAGGTGGGCTCGAGACACTCGCGAGCCTGCCGCAGAAGAGTGTTGCCTATGTCGTGAGACATCCGTTGCTTAAGTCATGAGACTCAACACTGCCCCCGCAACCAAGTGCTGAAGGCCCGGTCATTGTGACCGGGCCTTTTTCGTGCCCTCGGCTCAGGCGTCAGCCCTCGAATTCTGGTGCGCATTCGGTATGCGAAGCCTGGGCGTGTCGCGAGTTTGCCGAGGTGACGCGCACTCGACAGCATTGACATCGCCGGGTTCAGAGACCCGCTCTGGTGTGCGATCGCCCCCCTTCAGGTTTGTGAGAGCACGCCGCTCGGCACGGTCGATGCCCCGAGCCATTCGGGTTGGCTCCGGGCATCGACCACTCTCGCCGGATACGTGTGCGAGCAGAGTGCGCGGGCGTATTCGTCGAACGAATAGTTTTCACCCACCACCGCGGCCCGGCGCCCGCGGGCGATTTACGCTCGTGTGGTGAGCGGTTTACGGGTCGTCGTGGTCGACGATCACGGGCTCACCCTGTCGGCGGTCTCCGACTCGCTGCGCGTCAACGGTCTCGTCGTCGAGGCCCGTGCCGCAACCGCTCGCGACGCCGTCGACGCGGTCGTGAGACATCAGCCCGATGCACTGGTGATCGACCTTGATCTGGGGCCAGGGCCCACAGGAATGCATATCGCCGTCAGCCTGCGCAAGCGGTTTCCTCAACTGGGCGTCGTGATCCTCTCGGGGTACGCTGACCCGCGGTTGCTGTCGGCGACCCTGCCGCCTGCGCCCCGGGGTTCGGTCTACCTCGTCAAGCAGCAGGTTGCCGATGTCGCGTCGGTAGTGACCGCGGTGCGCGACGCCGTTGAGCGCGCGTGGGCCGGAACGGCGGCGAGTGTGCCCGCCGTCGAGCTGTCTCGCTCGCAAGTCGACGTGCTCGGCCTGATCGCCCAAGGGTATTCGAACGGCGCAATCGCTGATCGACTGCACATCACCGAAGATTCGGTGGCCAAGAGTGTCAATCGCATCGCCAAGCGACTCGACATCACCAAGTCGCCCGACACCAACATCCGCGGAGCACTCACGAGCCGCTATTTCGCGCTGGTGGGCAACCGCCGACCCTCGTGAGCGCGCGGGAGCAACCCCGAGGCCCATACTCGCGATCGGGCGCTCAGTGGATGCTGTCGCCCCTCAGCGTCGTCGCCTCGGCCCCGCTGTGGATCACCGGGCTCGTGGTCAATGAACCAGCGGCCTTCCGCGGCCCGACCGCCTTGGCGCAGACATTCGCGATCGCAACGCTCGGATACCTCGCCATGGCCTTGATCATGCTGACTGCCGATCGCCTGCCCGTCGTGCGTCGATTGACGGGGCTGCGAGCATCCATCATCGTCATCGTCGTCATCGCTGTGGCGACCGAAGCTCGACTAGCGATCGTGCTCGTCGGATTCGAGCTCAATGGGCTGCCCGACGACGTTCCGCTGGCCGTACGGGCGATCAGTTCAGCCCTTCTGGGGGTGGCCGCATTCGGCTACGCCGGTGTCGCCCACTCTGCCTGGGCGTCATACCGATTAGAGCGCGACCGGCTCGTGCTGTCTTTGCTGCGGGCCACCCATCGGGCAGAGGGGCACGAAGCGGCCGTCGCCGCGATGTCATCGATGCTGCGAGAGACGATCCGCAGTCGACTCGCCGAGGCTCGGCCCGCGATCTCATACAAGCTCGAGGCGCTGAAGCAGGCTCTGCTCTCGGGCGAAGACGGTCGGCCAGAACTCGAGCGGCTCACCTCTGTCACCGATGCCCGATGGCGAGCCATCAGTGCTGAAGCCTGGAAGCGATTCACCCCTGAACTCAACCAAGTTGGCTTTCGTGAGTTCGCGTGGGCGTACTCTCTCACGCGACCCTTCTCTCTGACCTCCATGCTCCTCGGAGCAGGAGCACTCACCTTCTTCGTCTTCGCGCGCACTCAAGCGCTGAGTCAGGGCGCGGCCTCCCTCGCCGTCTGGCTGGTAGGTACGGTCGTCGTGGCGGTCATCGCCAACTCTCTGGTGACGAGGGCACCACGGGCGGCACTCAACACCGTGATCGCGGCGTTCGCTGTCCTCGCGAGCTACCCTCTCTGGCTCGTGCTGCTAGGCGTTGTGCGTGCTGACGACGCCGAGCTGATCATCCGCATCGGCGTGATCAATCTGCATGTCTTGGCCGTCATGGTTCTGGCCGGCGCGTCTCCGGCGATCGCCCTCAACCGCGACGCCGTGCTGTCGTCTCTGCGTCGCCGACGCGACCGTACCTCGGTGCAGCAGCTGCAGCTGGAGTCGCGGCTGCTGGGAACCGCCCACGAGCTGGCAGCCACTCTGCACGGCGCGTCTCGCACGGCTTTCATGGCCGAGGCGCTTCGGCTCGAAGCAGCCCTAGACCGCGGTGATCGGGCCGCCGCAATCGCGCTCGTCGAAGAAGTGCGCGCAACCATTTTCGACGCAGAGCGCTCGATCGATGCGCGCCCTCGCCCCATCGCGGTCTCGGATATCGAGGAGGTCATCGACGGGTGGCGCAGCCTCTGCACCATCGACGTGCTGGGCAGCTGGCACCACGTGCCCGCGGCGCTGCTGCCCGCTGTGCACACTGTTGTGGTCGAGGGAATCTCAGACGCGATGCGGCACGGCGACTGCTCGCATCTGCAGATCGAGGTGCGCAGTGCGGCGGCGGGGATCGACCTGAGTCTGACGAACGACGGCGAGCCTATCGACCCGCACGCTCCGGCGGGCCTGGGTACAGCACTGCTCGACCAACTGGCACCGGGCCGCTGGAGCCGCGAGGTCGATCGCATGGGTCTCACCCGGCTCGCTGTCGCGCTGCGCTGACGCATTCGGCGAGAAGGCGACGAACGATGAAGGGCCCGTCTGCATCAGACGGGCCCCTCGAGGTGGTGGCCGCTAGCGGATGCTCGCTTCGCGCGTGCGGCGGGTGACGAGCAAGACGGCGCCGAGCAGCATGGCGACGAGCGCACCAATGCTGATCGCGCCCGCGAAGTCGCCCGCGCCGGTCTCAGCGAGTTCGGCTGCCGTGGTGCAGTCGATCGGGCCTATCCAGTTGCTGTGGCCACCGCCCGGGTAGTCGTGCACGATGAAGCTCTTGCCGCAGAACTCTGCCCACTCCGCTTCGGCTGCTGCCTTGTCATCGGCGCCGGTGCCGTCGCGCTCGGGGTCGTAGCCGAGCAGGAACTGTGTGGTGTCACCGTTGCGAACCTGGATGATCGGGCCGTAGCACTCACCGTTCGCGCCCTCGGCCGCGTTGTCATCCGGGTAGATGGTCCGATCGGGGCAGGCCCACAGATCGAAGTCTTGACCGACAAGCGAGCCGGCCACCTTCGCGGCGACGGTCACAGTCTCGCCGAGCCTGGGCGTGCCCGTCAGGGTCATCGACTGCGGCACGAAGACCCCAAACTGGATAAACGCGATGTCGAGGTAAGGACCCGTCACATACAGATCGGCACAAGCGGTTGACGCGTCGGCGGGCTCAACGCTGCCTTGCGGCTCCACGAACAGCGGCTCCTCTGAGACCGGCTCGAAAACCTCGACGTAGTACGCGATCGAGGCCTCAGGAGTGAGGTCGATCGACGGGAACAGTGTGCTGATTGCGGTTCCCCCCGTCCACGTTGTCGCGGCGGGTGCCGATGACATGAACAGCGGGTCATCGTCTTCGCTGGAGAAGACCCCCCAGCATCCCGTGAAGGTGAAGTCGCCGGTTGAGGCTCCGTTCACCAGCAGGCTGAGATTAGCTCCGCTCGGGTAGGCGTCTGAATCCGGCGTGGTACCGTCGGTCACCCCGATCGCAGGGGCTGGCTCGGAGTGGGCAGGGGTGGCGACGAGCGCCGACCCCAGCAGGGCCACGGCAGCGATGCCGGTGGCGGCGATGATCCGCGGGGTGCGAGTCATGAGTAGGTGAACCTCCTAGAAGCGATGCCGCGCCGAGTGCGACGCGCGCTTCTAGCCTGACTCGCCCGCTCGCGGCGGTCGCGCCAGAACCTGTCACCCTAGGGGGTCAATTGCTCAGCATCCGGGCCCGAAGCCCCCGGTGTCAGCTCGCGATCGCCGGAATGATCGCGCCTGAGAAGACCTGCCAGGCGAGGGCCGTCTTGGCCACGAGGCTCAGCGTGATGTAGCTGCGCTCGCCCTGCAGGTAGCTCTTCCACTTGCCGACCTGCTTGTACTGCAGCCACTGGTTGATGGCGAAGGTGTTGAAGAATACGAAGAGTGAGATGACGATGCCGACGACGAAGGCCGGGGGCGCGACTTCGCTCTCGCTGCCGGGGCGCAAGAAGTAGATGAGCACCAAGATCCAGGGCACGATGCCGACCATCGAGCCGAAGATGAAGGGCAGCAGCCCACCCGAGCCTGGCTGCTCGTACTTCTCCTGCAGCGCGCCGAAGAGGATCATGGCAGCGTTCACGGCGAAGATCGCGAACAGGGCGCCGATGTCGGTCACACCGTTGATGGCGAGAATGAGCCAGATCATGATCGACGAGCTGAGCGAGTACTCGGTCCAGCGGAAGTAGTTGCGATTCTGCAGCAGCCCGTTCTTGTAGCGGCCGAAGAACCACGGGCTCGAGATGAGGAAGTGGAAGAAGGCGCTGAGCGCGAGGAAGGCTACGACGCCGATGCCGATGTTGACCTCGAAGAGTGTCACGCGCTCGGGCGGCAGCGGCGCTCCGGGAGGGCCTGCGAGGTAGTCGGCCGTGACGGCGAAGAGCACCTGAGTGCTGAGCATCGTCAACACGATGGCGAAGCCAATGGCCTGAGCGAGATGCAGGCTGCCCGCGACGATGTTGTAGATGCGCAGCCGGTCGATCTGTTGCTCGGGGGTGTAGACCTTCTTCGCCATGCAAGCACTCCTTCGTGAGACGCCGATTGTCAGCGGTCGTCTTGACGCTAGCACTCGGTCGACACCGATGAACATGGTTCACGTGTAAGTCGACGGCGGGCGTCGAGGGCGTGTGGATACCCTCGACCCGTGCAGGGCATCCCGATCCTCGTCCGAAGGCCCGCCCTCGTCTCGTCGGCGCTCGCGCCCGTCTTCTTCATCGGCGGCACGATCGTCGCCGAACTGCTGTCGCCGGGGTTCGATCCGGTTCTGCAGACCATCAGCGAGCTTGCGGCAGTGGATGCTCCCACGCAGCTCTTCATGACCTTCATGTTCGTGCTGACCGGGGTCTGCCACCTCGTGACCGCGATCTACGCCCCCGGTCTCTGGCTGCCGGGCCGCACCGCACTCGGGCTTGCGGGCGTCGCCCGCACGGCGATGTGAGTCAGTCGCGCGGCGGCTGAGCCCCGAGCCACTGCACGGCCGCGGCGCCGGCCGCGACTCCGCTCTCTACAGCGGTGCGAAGGTCGGCGCGGTTCTCGGCAAGGTCTGCGCACAGCGCGCCCACGAAGGCGTCGCCGGCTCCGGTGGTGTCGACGACGGTGACGCGCGGCGCGGGCAGGTGACCGCTCGCGCCCGGCGCCGCGTAGACGGCGCCGTCACCGCCGAGGGTGATGACGACGCTGCGGCAGCGGTCGAGCAACGCCTGCGCGGCGGCCGTGGCCTCGTCGACCGAGCCGACCGGCAGACCGGCGAGGTCGTGTGCCTCGGATTCGTTGACGACGAGGGGGTCGCAGAGCGCGAGAAGAGCATCCGGAATCTCTCGACTCGGCGACAGATTCAGCACCGTGCGTCCGCCCAGTTCATCGATGATCGCGGCCGCTTCGGCCACGACCGGCAGCGGAATCTCGAGCTGCGCGAGCAGCACCGTGCCGGGCCCGGCGACAGCGCGAATCGCCGCTTCGACCTCGTGCGAGTTCACCCGCGCATTGGCGCCCGCCGCCACCACGATCGTGTTCTCGCCGTCGCGCGACACCGTGATGAGCGCGATGCCCGTCGGTGCGTCGTCGACGACCGCGACGCTCGAGACGTCGACGCCGCCCGAGCCGAGCGCGTCGAGCATCTGCCGACCGTTGCCGTCGTCGCCGACCGCGCCGAGAAACACCGGCATCGCGCCTGATCGGGCCGCCGCGAGAGCCTGGTTGGCGCCCTTGCCGCCCGTGGCGACGACGAGCTCGTCGCCGAGCAGCGTCTCGCCCGGCTGCGGGTGCCGCTCGACGAGCACGGTGTAGTCGGTGTTGGCAGAGCCCAGAACGATGAGCGAGGCGGTCATGGCTCCATCGTGGCAGAGGTGTCGGCCGCGGGGGAGCGCCGCGCTCGCCACGTGCGCCAGGCGCGCCACGCCCCGGTCGACCAGAGCGCCCACGCGACGAGCACCGGTTGGAACAGCAGACGGATGCCCCGCGCCAGATCAGTGTCGAGGCCGAAGCCGTCGCGACCCTCGGTGAACTGCGCGATGTTGCCGGGAAAGATCGCGAGAAAGAACAGGGCAGTCGCCCACCCGACCCAGACCCGCCAGCGGCCCAGCACGAGGAGCGAGAGCCCGAGCGCGATCTCGACGACGCCCGAGGCGACCACCACGAAATCGCCGTCGAGGGGCAGCCACGGCGGCACCTGCGCGAGAAACTCTTCGCGCCCGTAGGTGAGATGCCCGATGCCAGCGAAGAGCAGTGCCGCGCCGAGCAGCCAGCGGGCGATGCGCTGCGGCCAGGTCGAGCCGGGGGAGGGGGCGTCGGAGGTCATGACAGCAGTGTGGCGGGCCGAGCACCGGCCTAGGCTGGGAATCGTGAGCACAGCATCCGTCGCCGTCGCCCAGTTCGGCCCCGTCGCCGACCGCGACGCCAACCTGGCTGCCATGCGCAGCCTCGCGCTGCATGCGGTAGAGCAGGGTGCGGGCCTCGTGGTGTTCCCCGAGTACTCGTCGTACTTCACGCCGAAGCTCGACCCCGACTGGGTCTCGGCGGCCGAGCCGCTCGACGGCCCGTTCGTCGAAGGTCTGGGCGACCTCGCGAGTGAGACCGGCGCGGTCATCGTCGCGGGGCTCGTCGAGACGGCGACCGTACCCGATAAGTTTCGCAACACCATCGTCGCCATCGCCCCCGACGGCTCGCTGCTGAGCGTCTCGCGCAAGCTGCACCTCTACGACGCGTTCGGCGCGAGGGAGTCGGAATGGGCCGAGGCGGGCTCCATCGAGCCGCCGCAACTCTTTGACGCTGTCGGGGTGCGCGTGGGCATCCAGACCTGTTACGACCTGCGGTTTCCTGAAGTCACGCGCCGCCT
Coding sequences within:
- a CDS encoding response regulator; protein product: MSGLRVVVVDDHGLTLSAVSDSLRVNGLVVEARAATARDAVDAVVRHQPDALVIDLDLGPGPTGMHIAVSLRKRFPQLGVVILSGYADPRLLSATLPPAPRGSVYLVKQQVADVASVVTAVRDAVERAWAGTAASVPAVELSRSQVDVLGLIAQGYSNGAIADRLHITEDSVAKSVNRIAKRLDITKSPDTNIRGALTSRYFALVGNRRPS
- a CDS encoding DUF998 domain-containing protein, with the translated sequence MQGIPILVRRPALVSSALAPVFFIGGTIVAELLSPGFDPVLQTISELAAVDAPTQLFMTFMFVLTGVCHLVTAIYAPGLWLPGRTALGLAGVARTAM
- a CDS encoding carbon-nitrogen hydrolase family protein — its product is MSTASVAVAQFGPVADRDANLAAMRSLALHAVEQGAGLVVFPEYSSYFTPKLDPDWVSAAEPLDGPFVEGLGDLASETGAVIVAGLVETATVPDKFRNTIVAIAPDGSLLSVSRKLHLYDAFGARESEWAEAGSIEPPQLFDAVGVRVGIQTCYDLRFPEVTRRLVDAGAELVLVPSEWVAGPGKVHAWSTLVTARAIENTVYLAAADHIPPIGVGHSMIVDARGEMLASIETATDAVVAPVSRDHLDEVRRINPALQLRRFGVVPL
- a CDS encoding ribokinase, giving the protein MTASLIVLGSANTDYTVLVERHPQPGETLLGDELVVATGGKGANQALAAARSGAMPVFLGAVGDDGNGRQMLDALGSGGVDVSSVAVVDDAPTGIALITVSRDGENTIVVAAGANARVNSHEVEAAIRAVAGPGTVLLAQLEIPLPVVAEAAAIIDELGGRTVLNLSPSREIPDALLALCDPLVVNESEAHDLAGLPVGSVDEATAAAQALLDRCRSVVITLGGDGAVYAAPGASGHLPAPRVTVVDTTGAGDAFVGALCADLAENRADLRTAVESGVAAGAAAVQWLGAQPPRD
- the heR gene encoding heliorhodopsin HeR; this translates as MAKKVYTPEQQIDRLRIYNIVAGSLHLAQAIGFAIVLTMLSTQVLFAVTADYLAGPPGAPLPPERVTLFEVNIGIGVVAFLALSAFFHFLISSPWFFGRYKNGLLQNRNYFRWTEYSLSSSIMIWLILAINGVTDIGALFAIFAVNAAMILFGALQEKYEQPGSGGLLPFIFGSMVGIVPWILVLIYFLRPGSESEVAPPAFVVGIVISLFVFFNTFAINQWLQYKQVGKWKSYLQGERSYITLSLVAKTALAWQVFSGAIIPAIAS
- a CDS encoding DoxX family protein, with the protein product MTSDAPSPGSTWPQRIARWLLGAALLFAGIGHLTYGREEFLAQVPPWLPLDGDFVVVASGVVEIALGLSLLVLGRWRVWVGWATALFFLAIFPGNIAQFTEGRDGFGLDTDLARGIRLLFQPVLVAWALWSTGAWRAWRTWRARRSPAADTSATMEP